The genomic interval GCACTCCCctttatttaatcttaatttaaTCTAACCTCCCGTATATCTTAATTTGCTGGAGGTTGGAATTGGGAAGCGGTGGTCTTTACCTTTCAGACCGACACTGTGAACAAGTGAAATAGCCGAGCAGTGATAGTTTTAGGGTACGCTAGTAGAAATTACATATATTCCTTTTGAGCATGTGGGATAATTATTAAGAGGATAAAGCTGGATAAAGCCATACTGTGTTGTTTCATTtaaaccagtgattctcaaccagagGCAGTTTTGCTGccaaggggacatttggcaatgtctggagacatttttagttgtcacaactggaggtgggggaggagggatgttcctggcatctagtgggtagaggcctgGGAGGTGCTAAATAACCTACCGTGCACAGgatgctccgcaacagagaatCACTGGGGCCAAAATACCCACAGTGCCGAGTGGGAGAAACCTTGGCTTAGAcattcttctcccttcttccccaggCCCTCCTCTGCCCTGTCTCCTGATATTCTGGGTCCTCACAACCTAAGCTTGTCACTTGTGTCCCATGTCCCCAGTTGCTGGGTTTACCCACTGCCTGGAGAGCACGCCATGCTTGGTTTGAATCTCCACGGTGCAAGCTCACCATGAACACTCCTTTGCTCTTGGAATCCTGGTTGGTGGGAGCAGGAAGGGCCTTCCAAAGTTTTTCTTTCACCCACCTTCTGATTCTTCAGAGGAAAAGAAGTGACTTtgctaaggtcacagagctactcAGGGTCTACTCTGGGGGCTCCAGCAGGGGTCCCCACTTCCAGCGCCCTTCTCTTTCTACTCACTCACTGCTTTGGGTCAAATAGAAGAAATACCAGCTGACTGCCTGGGCTAGGACAGGAATCAGATGGATGGGGCTCATTGATGCACTTCCCACTTTGCTTTTCTGGGTTGCATGCTCCCGTGCTCGGGCAAGGGTCCCTGCCAGCACCTTCCTGTTCTCGTAGGGGGGACGCCTCGACGTCCAGTGCCGTGCTGGGCAGGGCATTAGGGACGACAGCTTTGGGCAGGCTGTCTTCATGCTGCGCCATGTAGCCAACTACGTACTGAGTCAAGCAGTGCCTGAATCTGGGAACAGAATAGCGTAGACACAGACTTTCTGCAGTCAGGAAACACAGTTTGAGACAATTACAAGGCAATTTGGGTAACTTCCgtgtcttccttccctccctcacctctcccCAAACAACCACATTTTATCAGTGAGGAAAAGGACCTtttggtgggagggagaggggatgggcCAGTGTTTTTCCAAGTAGGGTTCTTGGACCTACAAGCCTCAGAATGGCTTTGGGGGAATGTAAAAATGAATATTCCTAGACCTACATTTTTCATCTCCGGGGTATGGGGCCTCACACTgaaatttttaacaagttcccagggtATCCTTCTGTAGTCAGAAGTTTAAGGACCACTGACCCAGACATTTGAAtaattaggctttttttttttccccaaacaatcTCAGAAAGTCAGAAGCTTGTAGACAATGTCTGAATGTCAGAGAGAAAATATGCTgctaaaaaaagacaaagaaaaacaaacaaaaccatgtCTCTTCCTGGTGACATCTCATGGCCGTAAGGTGACTGAGTTTGCGTGGAGCTTTGAAGATGTAAGGGCCACATCTGGGAATGTGTACAACATACCAGGGAGGGATCAGGCTTTGCTCCTGTTGCGAGTTTTGAAAGGGCTGGCACTGGCCTTCTTCTGCTCTCCTGGCACCTCTTGGGTTCCCTCTTAAGGCCTCTTCAAGAGCCCTTTCTTTGAGAGCTGCTTTTTACCCAGCTCCCCAAGGGTGCTCAAGGTGCCTGCTCATCGATCCACCTTGAACAGGCACCAATATGTTCTAATTAAGAGAGTGTACAGGCTTTTCCTTTCGGCGGCACATGGTGGCAAGAAGGCGGTGCAGATTTCCAAGAAGAGGAAGTTTGTCGCTGACGGCATATTCAAAGCTGAACTGAACGAGTTTCTCACTTGGGAGCTGGCTGAAGATGGGTACTCTGGAGTTGAGGTCCGAGTTGCACCAACCAGGACAGAAATCATTATCTTGGCCACCAGGACACACAATGTTCTTGGTGACAAGGGCCGGCGGATCCGGGAATTGACTGCTGTGGCTCAGAAGAGATTTGGCTTCCCTGATGGCAGTGTAGAGCTTTATGCTGAAAAGGTGGCCACAAGAGGTCTGTGCGCCATTGCCCAGGCAGAGTCTCTGCGTTACAAACTCCTAGGAGGCCTTGCTGTGCGGAGGGCCTGCTGTGGTGTGCTGCGGTTCATCATGGAGAGTGGGGCCGAAGGCTGCGAGGTCGTGGTGTCTGGGAAACTCCCAGGACAGAGGGCTAAATCCATGAAGTTTGTGGATGGCCTGATGATCCACAGTGGGGGCCCTGTTAACGACTGTGTCGATGCTGCCGTGCGCCATGTGCTGCTCAGACGGCAAAGATCATGCTGCCTTGGGACCCAACTGGTAAGACTGGCCCTAAGAAGCCCCTGCCCGATCACGTGAGCATCGTGGGACCCAAAGATGAAATACTGCCCACCACCTCCATCTCCGAGCAGAAGGGTGGGAAGCCAGAGCCGCCTGCCATGCCCCAGCCGGTACCCACAGCATAATAGGGTCTCCTTGATCTGCAGTCTGGATGTTGCTCTATAAAGacatttaataaaatctttttaaaagaaaaaaaaaaaagagtatacagGCCGTGGCCACAGTCCTCATTTTCACAGTAATGCTCACTGGTTTTTGGCTCCTGCCCAAGCATGAAGGATTTTCCAGGGGTGGTGACACTCCGTCTGTGCAACTAGCAAAAGTCCTGGGTTGGTGTCTCTGTTTATTCTCTTGCATTTTGCAGGACGAAGCTTTGGACTcagctctcctttctctctttcgaAAACCCGCAGTCCTTTGCGGAGGGGATGCTGCCGTGCTGTCTTGCTGCTCCGATGTCCC from Balaenoptera musculus isolate JJ_BM4_2016_0621 chromosome X, mBalMus1.pri.v3, whole genome shotgun sequence carries:
- the LOC118888961 gene encoding LOW QUALITY PROTEIN: 40S ribosomal protein S3-like (The sequence of the model RefSeq protein was modified relative to this genomic sequence to represent the inferred CDS: inserted 1 base in 1 codon); amino-acid sequence: MSECQRENMLLKKDKEKQTKPCLFLVTSHGRLFKSPFFESCFLPSSPRVLKVPAHRSTLNRHQYVLIKRVYRLFLSAAHGGKKAVQISKKRKFVADGIFKAELNEFLTWELAEDGYSGVEVRVAPTRTEIIILATRTHNVLGDKGRRIRELTAVAQKRFGFPDGSVELYAEKVATRGLCAIAQAESLRYKLLGGLAVRRACCGVLRFIMESGAEGCEVVVSGKLPGQRAKSMKFVDGLMIHSGGPVNDCVDAAVRHVLLRRXKIMLPWDPTGKTGPKKPLPDHVSIVGPKDEILPTTSISEQKGGKPEPPAMPQPVPTA